From Vitis vinifera cultivar Pinot Noir 40024 chromosome 5, ASM3070453v1, the proteins below share one genomic window:
- the LOC100249490 gene encoding pentatricopeptide repeat-containing protein At2g36980, mitochondrial, protein MHSHLFQTTSKIVALAKLGRITSARRLFDEMPHKDTVAWNAMLASYSQLGLHQQALCLFHHMRIANSRPDRFTFTATLSACAGLGELRRGMKIHAQVVVSGCQSSLPVGNSLIDMYGKCLSATSARRVFEEMSIMNEVSWCSLLFAYTSSGLFDVARVVFDGMPKKVEIAWNIMISGYGQCGDVELCLGLFKKMREDSLQPDQWTFSALVNALCELQEPSYGYMMHGFIIKSGWVKAVEVSNSILSFYSKLGCKDDVMKVFESIGILTQVSWNAMIDAHMKIGDTHEAFLVFQLAPEKNVVSWTSMITGYARNGHGEQALSFFVKMMENHIQPDDFTFGAVLHACSSLATLGHGKMIHGSIIHYGFHAYVDVGNGLVNMYAKCGDIQGSNTAFKEILGKDLVSWNAMLFGLGMHGHATQALELYEEMVASGMKPDKVTFIGLLMTCSHSGLIEKGQALFESMVSVYGLSQETEHVVCMVDLLGRGGYLAQARELVDEYSRTGRAETSLPEALLGACFAHSEVRMGANLGEYLKVFEPQKEMSYVLLSNLYCVSGQWKEAEMVRKTMTDHGVKKMPGCSWIEVRNKVTVFVAGNHSHPYMEELCKILNFLKFEMRNPFFSGFKN, encoded by the coding sequence ATGCATTCGCATCTCTTCCAAACTACGTCCAAGATCGTAGCTTTAGCGAAATTGGGTAGAATTACCTCTGCCCGCAGACTGTTCGACGAAATGCCGCACAAAGACACAGTAGCTTGGAACGCCATGCTTGCTAGCTATTCTCAACTGGGTCTTCACCAGCAAGCTCTCTGTCTCTTCCACCACATGAGAATCGCCAACTCCAGGCCTGACCGCTTCACCTTCACTGCGACGCTGAGTGCATGTGCTGGCTTGGGTGAGCTGCGGCGTGGAATGAAAATCCATGCACAAGTTGTTGTTTCTGGATGCCAGTCTTCGTTGCCTGTTGGCAATTCGCTTATTGATATGTATGGGAAATGTCTGAGTGCTACCAGTGCGAGAAGAGTGTTTGAAGAGATGAGTATTATGAATGAAGTATCATGGTGTTCGTTGTTATTTGCTTACACAAGCTCTGGTCTGTTTGATGTTGCGCGTGTAGTTTTTGATGGTATGCCGAAAAAGGTGGAAATTGCATGGAATATTATGATTTCTGGCTATGGGCAATGTGGGGATGTTGAATTGTGTCTGGGTTTGTTCAAGAAAATGCGAGAGGATTCACTCCAGCCGGATCAGTGGACGTTTAGTGCTCTCGTAAATGCATTGTGTGAACTGCAAGAGCCTTCGTATGGATACATGATGCATGGATTTATCATTAAAAGTGGCTGGGTTAAGGCAGTGGAGGTAAGCAACTCGATTTTGAGCTTTTATTCGAAACTAGGCTGTAAGGATGATGTGATGAAGGTGTTTGAGTCCATAGGAATATTAACCCAGGTATCTTGGAATGCAATGATTGATGCCCATATGAAAATAGGAGATACCCATGAAGCCTTTCTTGTATTTCAGCTGGCACCCGAGAAGAATGTGGTTTCATGGACATCTATGATCACTGGGTATGCAAGAAATGGGCATGGGGAACAAGCTCTTAGCTTCTTTGTCAAGATGATGGAAAATCACATCCAACCAGATGATTTTACATTTGGGGCTGTTCTACATGCATGTTCTAGCTTGGCAACACTAGGGCATGGTAAAATGATCCATGGCAGCATAATCCACTATGGTTTTCATGCTTATGTCGATGTTGGAAATGGCTTAGTGAACATGTATGCCAAGTGTGGAGACATACAAGGATCAAACACTGCATTTAAAGAGATTCTCGGGAAGGATTTGGTTTCTTGGAATGCAATGTTATTTGGATTAGGGATGCATGGACATGCCACCCAAGCTCTAGAGCTTTATGAAGAAATGGTGGCATCTGGTATGAAACCAGATAAGGTGACTTTTATTGGCCTGCTGATGACTTGCAGCCACTCAGGGCTCATAGAGAAAGGTCAGGCTCTTTTTGAATCAATGGTTTCAGTTTATGGGCTCTCCCAAGAAACAGAGCATGTGGTGTGCATGGTGGATTTGCTTGGCCGGGGTGGATACTTGGCACAAGCAAGAGAGTTGGTTGATGAATATTCGAGAACAGGTCGTGCAGAGACCAGTTTGCCTGAGGCTTTACTAGGAGCATGTTTTGCACATAGTGAGGTTAGGATGGGGGCAAATTTGGGGGAATATTTAAAGGTTTTTGAACCTCAAAAAGAGATGAGCTATGTTTTGCTATCCAACCTGTATTGTGTGAGTGGCCAGTGGAAGGAAGCAGAAATGGTTAGGAAGACAATGACAGATCATGGGGTGAAGAAAATGCCCGGTTGTAGCTGGATTGAGGTAAGAAATAAGGTGACAGTTTTTGTAGCCGGGAACCATTCACATCCCTACATGGAAGAGTTGTGTAAGATACTAAACTTCCTCAAATTTGAAATGAGAAATCCATTCTTTTCTGGTTTCAAGAATTGA
- the LOC100244334 gene encoding uncharacterized protein LOC100244334, with product MDCNKEEAVRAKGLAEKKMQNKDFVGARKIAIKAQQLYPDLENISQMLTVCDVHCSAEHKLIGNEIDWYGVLQIEQTADEASIKKQYRKLALLLHPDKNKFSGAEAAFKLIGEAQRVLLDREKRSLHDMRRKACMKPKAAHQTQPRANKNVNFGRQSGVQNSSMNNAATTYAGVNAQHQRPQQQASSGSSNGRLTFWTVCPFCAVRYQYYREIVNRSLRCQSCGKTFIAYDMNTQSTAQGTSWSQPAFPQQKPVPNQDAHKVGPQSTFQKPASNVGFQGKFGGEKSRMESFSKTGCTSEIGGGSKTNEKYVNVDMKVDKGGGSNEAKSPGKVNGKKRKKQEVESSESCDTGSSSDTEELVMEEDDDLPAKQNYGRYAEQYPRRSNRHKQHVSYSENVSDDDNLMSPRKRAKGNGSSSANEEKSEDVSLKENICKINKQAGAAADVEEDKKDSGQKGTGSFDESLPNGTKETKKDNGKETVTDDACKRSPEADNDFPSSSTPKAAKDPEFYEYPDPDFNDFDKDRKEECFTVGQTWAVYDTVDAMPRFYAQIRKVFSTGFKLRITWLEPDPSDEAEIEWVSEDLPYSCGNFKRGKSENTGDRLMFSHLVSWEKDRSRDAYKIHPRKGETWALFKNWDIKWSSDPESHRKYEFEYVEVLSEYDENVGISVVYLSKLKGFACLFCRILKQGIDSILIPPSELLRFSHRIPSFKLTGEERQDVPRGSLELDPASLPANVEEIPVPEEDLKMEASNANSNGSVSKSTEENVKPMTGSEGGSSMFQVDNETHLDPENGNPDDILKDHSSDPASVVASTPEAYEIPEPDFCNFDAEKSPEKFQVGQIWALYSDEDGLPKYYCQIKKIDSDPDFKLHVTWLEACSPPNDMIQWLDKKMLTTCGRFKIKKGKPQTYTSAASFSHQLRAELTDKKNEYAIFPRKGEVWALYKNWNAEMTCSDLENCEYDIVEVLDENDLWIEVLLLERVEGYNAVFKSQVEGRLPFSMKIPRVELLRFSHQIPAFHLTEERDGALKGNLELDPASLPILLFCSN from the coding sequence ATGGACTGCAATAAAGAAGAGGCTGTCAGGGCCAAGGGGCTTGCTGAAAAGAAGATGCAAAACAAGGATTTTGTGGGGGCTCGGAAGATTGCAATTAAAGCCCAACAACTCTATCCTGATCTGGAAAATATTTCCCAGATGCTCACTGTGTGTGATGTACACTGCTCTGCGGAACACAAATTGATTGGGAATGAGATTGACTGGTATGGTGTCCTTCAAATTGAGCAAACGGCAGATGAGGCATCAATCAAGAAGCAATACCGGAAGCTTGCTCTCCTACTTCACCCAGACAAAAACAAGTTTTCTGGTGCTGAAGCTGCCTTTAAGCTGATTGGGGAAGCACAAAGAGTTCTTTTGGACCGGGAAAAACGGTCCTTGCATGACATGAGACGTAAAGCTTGCATGAAACCTAAAGCAGCACATCAGACCCAACCGCGTGCAAATAAGAATGTGAATTTTGGAAGACAATCTGGGGTTCAAAACAGTTCTATGAACAATGCTGCTACAACATATGCAGGTGTGAATGCCCAACACCAGCGGCCACAACAGCAGGCTTCATCAGGTTCTTCCAATGGCCGCCTGACATTCTGGACTGTATGTCCTTTCTGTGCTGTAAGATACCAGTATTATAGAGAAATCGTCAACCGATCATTGCGTTGTCAAAGCTGTGGCAAGACCTTCATTGCCTATGACATGAATACTCAAAGTACAGCACAAGGAACCAGTTGGAGTCAGCCTGCATTCCCCCAACAGAAGCCAGTCCCTAATCAGGATGCTCATAAAGTGGGTCCACAGAGTACTTTTCAGAAACCTGCTTCCAATGTGGGATTTCAAGGAAAATTTGGTGGTGAGAAGTCAAGAATGGAGTCATTCTCAAAGACTGGATGCACTTCTGAGATTGGTGGTGGGTCTAAAACCAATGAGAAATATGTGAATGTGGATATGAAGGTTGATAAAGGAGGGGGATCTAACGAAGCTAAATCCCCAGGAAAGGTGAACggtaagaaaagaaagaagcagGAAGTGGAATCCAGTGAAAGTTGCGACACTGGAAGCAGCTCTGACACTGAAGAATTAGTTATGGAAGAGGATGATGATCTCCCAGCTAAACAGAATTATGGACGTTATGCAGAGCAGTACCCCCGGCGATCTAATCGGCATAAACAACATGTTTCCTACAGTGAAAATGTAAGTGATGATGACAACTTAATGAGTCCTCGAAAAAGAGCAAAAGGGAACGGATCATCCTCTGCCAATGAAGAGAAGAGCGAGGATGTATCATTGAAAGAAAACATATGCAAAATCAATAAGCAGGCTGGTGCAGCTGCTGATGTAGAAGAAGATAAGAAGGACTCGGGGCAAAAAGGAACTGGCTCTTTTGATGAGAGCTTGCCTAATGGAACCAAAGAGACTAAGAAAGACAATGGAAAGGAAACAGTGACGGATGATGCATGTAAGAGAAGTCCTGAAGCTGATAATGATTTTCCTTCAAGTTCAACCCCCAAAGCTGCAAAAGATCCAGAGTTCTATGAATACCCCGATCCAGATTTTAATGACTTTGACAAGGATAGGAAAGAAGAATGTTTTACAGTTGGGCAGACATGGGCTGTCTATGATACTGTGGATGCAATGCCGAGATTCTATGCTCAGATCAGGAAAGTTTTCTCTACTGGGTTCAAGCTGCGGATAACCTGGTTGGAGCCTGACCCTAGTGATGAGGCTGAAATTGAATGGGTTAGTGAAGATTTGCCATATTCTTGTGGTAATTTCAAACGTGGGAAGTCCGAAAACACTGGAGATCGTCTTATGTTCTCTCATTTAGTTTCTTGGGAAAAGGACCGCAGTAGAGATGCTTACAAGATACATCCAAGAAAAGGAGAGACCTGGGCCCTTTTTAAGAACTGGGATATAAAATGGAGCTCAGACCCAGAGAGTCATAGGAAGTATGAGTTTGAATATGTGGAAGTCTTGTCAGAATATGATGAGAATGTTGGAATATCAGTTGTGTACTTGAGTAAGTTAAAAGGTTTTGCCTGTCTTTTTTGTCGAATACTGAAGCAAGGAATTGATTCAATCTTGATCCCACCAAGTGAACTACTTAGGTTCTCCCACAGGATTCCTTCTTTTAAACTGACTGGTGAGGAAAGGCAAGATGTTCCAAGAGGGTCTCTTGAACTTGACCCTGCGTCTCTGCCTGCCAACGTTGAAGAAATTCCTGTTCCTGAAGAAGATTTGAAGATGGAGGCTAGTAATGCAAATTCTAATGGTTCTGTTTCTAAGTCTACAGAAGAGAATGTGAAGCCCATGACAGGGTCAGAAGGAGGTTCATCTATGTTTCAGGTTGATAATGAGACCCATTTAGACCCGGAGAATGGCAATCCTGATGATATTCTCAAAGACCATAGTAGTGATCCAGCTTCTGTAGTAGCTTCAACTCCAGAAGCTTATGAAATTCCTGAGCCAGACTTCTGCAACTTTGATGCTGAGAAATCCCCAGAAAAGTTTCAAGTTGGTCAGATTTGGGCCTTGTACAGTGATGAGGATGGTTTGCCAAAGTACTATTGTCAGATTAAGAAAATTGATTCTGATCCAGATTTCAAATTGCACGTAACTTGGCTTGAAGCCTGCTCACCTCCAAATGACATGATTCAGTGGCTTGACAAAAAGATGTTGACCACGTGTGGGAGATTTAAGATTAAGAAGGGTAAGCCCCAGACCTATACTAGTGCTGCTTCCTTTTCTCATCAGTTAAGAGCAGAACTTACTGACAAGAAGAATGAATATGCCATCTTTCCTAGGAAAGGTGAGGTTTGGGCATTGTACAAGAACTGGAATGCTGAAATGACATGTTCTGACTTGGAGAACTGTGAATATGACATAGTTGAAGTTCTAGATGAAAATGATTTGTGGATTGAAGTTTTGCTTTTAGAGCGAGTGGAGGGTTACAATGCAGTTTTCAAGTCTCAAGTAGAAGGAAGATTACCTTTCAGTATGAAGATTCCTCGGGTTGAATTGCTTAGGTTCTCTCATCAAATTCCTGCTTTCCATCTGACGGAAGAGAGAGATGGTGCCTTGAAAGGAAACTTAGAGCTTGATCCTGCATCATTGccaattcttttattttgttcaaACTGA